The Triticum aestivum cultivar Chinese Spring chromosome 6D, IWGSC CS RefSeq v2.1, whole genome shotgun sequence genomic sequence GCAGGTTAATGCTGCCACGCGGCAACAAATCCCTTCATTTTCCCGCGTTTAAGCATTTAGTACGCAGGGGAATTGAGGGGTTACCGTTAATTGGTGTGCAAGGATCGAGGCGCACGACCCCTCTCGATAGGACGTGGCCTTGGTAGGCCCCTGACCCACCCCCGCACATCATGTTGACCGTCAGGTCATGCGCGCCACATGGCCAAGTAGGCCCATGGATAAGACCGGTCTAGTCTGTCGGACCTTGACTGGATAACCTTTACTGTGGAGCTCGGGAGTTCTTCCCGCCAATTGGCCGGTAGCACGGGAAAGATTTGCAGTGCGTTGTTTGGTTGTACTCCAACATTTAAAAAACCGAGGTAGTCTACGTCACCTtgatatgtgctacctcttgagcactgcgttggttttcccttgaagaggaaagggtgatgcagtaaagcaacgtaagtatttccctcagtttttgagaaccaaggtatcaatccagtaggaggccacgcacgagtccctcgcacctacacaaacaaataagatcctcgcaaccaacgcaataaaggggttgtcaatcccttcacggtcacttacgaaagtgagatctgatagatatgataagataatatttttggtatttttatgataaagatgcaaagtaaaataaaaggcaataaaaatagctaagtgttggaagattaatatgatggaaaatagacccgggggccataggtttcactagtggcttctctcgagagcataagtattacggtgggtgaacaaattactgttgagcaattgacagaattgagcatagttatgagaatatctaggtatgatcatgtatataggcatcacgtccgcgacaagtagaccgactcctgcctgcatctactactattactccacacatcgaccgctatccagcatgcatctagagtattaagttcaaaagaacagagtaacgctttaagtaagatgacatgatgtagagggataaactcatgcaatatgatataaaccccatcttgttatcctcaatggcaacaatacaatacgtgccttgctgcccctgctgtcactgggaaaggacaccgcggattgaatccaaagctaagcacttctcccattgcaagaaagatcaatctagtaggccaaaccaaactgataattcgaagagacttgcaaagataaccaatcatacataaaagaattcagagaagattcaaatattattcatagataagcttgatcataaacccacaattcatcggtctcaacaaacacaccgcaaaagaagattacatcaaatagatctccacgagaatcatggagaactttgtttgagaaccaaagagagagaagaagtcatctagctaataactatggacccgaaggtctgaggtaaactactcacacatcatcggagaggctacggtgttgatgtagaagccctccgtgatcaatgccccctccgtcgaagctccggaaaaggccccaagatgggatctcacgattacagaaggttgcggcggtggaattaggtttttggctccatatctggtagtttgggggtacgtaggtatatataggaggaagaagtacgtcggtggagcaacgtgggccccacgagggtggagggcgcgcccccctacctcgtgccctcctgattgctttcttgacgtagggtccaagtcctccggatcacgtttgttccaaaaatcacgttcccgaaggtttcattccgtttggactccgtttgatattctttttctgcgaaactctgaaataggcaaaaaacagcaattctgggctgggcctccggttaataggttagtcccaaaataatataaaagtgtataataaagcccattaaacatccaaaacagaatataatatagcatggaacaataaaaaattatagatgtgttggagacgtatcaatatgcaaCTCGGCTGGTAGAGGTCGACTGCGTTGAACCAGTTTCAAGACTGGCGACCGAAGAAGACATGCAGCTCAGATAGCCCGAGGTACAACCGtgcttgaagaccggttcaggggctactggtgGTGTCCCGACTAAGGGGCATCTCACCATGATGACTCCTGGCCTGGTGGGTTGGTCTGGGGACTCCCTTTATCGGTTTCGTCCTGGGCCACATAGGGCGGCCCATGGCGGATAACTGAAGATTCCGGACAACTTGACATACAAGACAAAAAATTGGATTCGTGGAGGTCTCTACCTCCTCATACGTAGTCGACTAGGATCCATTTAACCTAGGGTCCCCTGTATGCTATATAAACCAGGGTACAGACTTCTAGATAGACAATTTACAATCTCTTGGTCCTTTGCACTCCCGATACACTCCAACGCAATAAAACacaagcaggaggtagggtatttATCTCCCctgaagatcctaagcttgggtaaAATCCTCGTCTTTGTTACAATCGTGCCAACCAGCCCAGCTGAGGACATTGTATCAAGGGATCTGTCGGATTTAGCTCCAACACCAGGGCGGTGGCGGCCGAGCGGACTGGCCCCATGATCAACGAGGAATAGGAGAGGGTGATGGCCAAGATGACCGATAGCGAGTAATTTGTTTAGTTTGTGTGCTATCTTAGTTTAAATTTGAGGTAATATCACTAGTAGTCACTAAACTTGCGTTTAATGTGCGGTTTAGTGCTAgatctttgaaaatactttttttGGTCATACAACTTGTCATTTGGTTCAAATACAGTCACTTTGTTCCAGCGCGTGTGTATTCAGCATGCATGGGTCCACTGTAAGCGACCTGCACTGTTTCAGGGCGACACGCGCACAAATTTTTTTCCCAAACCCCCCTCAAATCCTGTTTATTTGTGGCCGCTGCGTGTCTCTGTCTGTCAGGCGTACAGGCACTGGAGCACAGGAGGGAGATGATAGACATCACAACAAAAGAGGCAGGTGGACAGAACTGAGCTGAATCCTCTCACTATCCAATTGGCTACAAGGTGCCTTGGGTTCGAATCCCATGCCACCATGTTTGTTGGAAGTACTGCATTTTACATCTCTATACTGATTTTTGGATGAAACTGTAGCATAGCTCTGTACTGAATTTTGGGATGAAACTGCAGTACAGATCTATACTGAATTTTACATACAAAATGCAGTACGGTTTTGTACTGAATTTAACCATGAAATTATCACAAAGAATGCAGCTCAGTACTGAATTTTACAACAGAGATGCAGTACAGACTTGTACTGAATTTAACCATGAACTTTCTGCACACAGTGACCATCATCATGAATCAGACATATGCATACTGATTATTACCAGGCAGAGAGATAGCTCCAAACAGAAAATGTATAATTTGCAACAAGGAATCACCCATATTTAACAGGGAGAGATATAGCAGCTTTGAATATAACATGTCCACTGCAGAAATTCAGTCACCATGTTCTGCGCACAAATTCAGTTAACACTGCAGCAGATAACAAATTCAGTTAATTGCCAATAAAACAAATAGTTATCACTTGCCAATACAGCACATAATGTGCAGATAACATTTGAAGTTAACAAATTCAGTCACATAATGTGCAGcatattcagttaactgaatctGCAAACATATTCAGTGTATGCAGTCTAACGAAAATTCAGTAAACATCTGGAACCCCAACCTTACTGAACAAATTGATCAACCACCATCTTAGCGAAACTGTGCCTAAAATGATTGATCTGTTGTTTTGATCTTACTTTTGCACACATAAAGCTTCCTCGTTCTTAACCCCCAGAAAAACCCTAGCTTGAATTGCCAAACAGGAGAAATAGATCCTACAAATGTAATGCGTACGGCAAAAATCGTTTACTCACAATACGTACGTGAATGAATTAATTGTGATCGCGCCACCATACATGAACCCTACCTTGGCGATACAAGGCACAGAAAAGATAGCGGGGAGCAGAGGAGAGAAACGAGACAAAGAGGAGAAGAGACTAACCATATGACGGCGCTGCTTCACTCAGACGTCGACGACGCGGGTCGTCCATCTCCTCCAACGACGGCCGCCTTGACacaccgcctccgacgcctccgTATCCGCCTCGGAATGGTCAGGAGATGAAGCGGTTAGGAGAGACGCGGCAGCCACAAATAGACAAGATTCGAGGGGGGTTGGGCAAAAaagccgcgagcgtgtcggcatgAAACAGTGCAGGTCGCTGACAGTGGACCCATGCATGCTGAATACGCATGTGCTGGAACAGAGTGACTGTATTTGAACCAAATGACAAGTTGTATGACCAAAAAAACGTATTTTCAAAGATTTAGATGTTTAGAGCAGCAGCCAGTAGAACATTCCCTTCGTGATTGCGACTTTGCAAGCCATGACACCATTGCAGGTTTGGCCACTCTATTATTTTATACtacctccgtcccacaatataagatgattttgcaagctgttttagcttgcaaaacaatcttatattatgggacggaggagtaGAAAAGAAGCATCAAAGTTGATCTTTAGCAAAATTTCCTCTGGTCTTGACAACCTATTCAGCTGCCTGACCACTTGTGCATAGCGGCAATCTGCATCATGTGCATCTGCGAAATAGTTCTTTTACTATTGTCAGGAGGTATTTTCTACATCACTTTGCTGGTGCTTGAACAATAATGATGAAAAATTCCATCTAAAAAAACAATAATGATGAAGCTGATTCGATTTCATCTGAATCAGTTAGTAAGAAATCGTTATAATCCTGTGTGGTGTTCTTGCTCTGGTGGGATCTGCAATGTCCACAACGGGCCAATTCACTACTGAGGAAAATTCTTCCAATAAAGGGAAGATAAGGAGCCAACCTCAACAAGTCTTCATAAGAAGTTAAGAATTACACAAATCTGCATCTGACAAGGAGGTACCATAATATCAACACCAATATATCAAACTTTAGCTAACTACAGTACAAAAGAAGATGATATGGCAGCTATTGGCACCAAAACACTGAAGCACCAGGCCTTACAGATCATTTCTATCTCTTGTGTAATATAGACTTTTTTCTAGACTTACGTCGATACTGTTTTAATTATGAATCATGTCCTCAGGCATGCCTCCAGTGTGCATTGTGCAACATACCATTATACAATAGGATGACTTCATTATTGCAGAACCACTTGAAAAAAGATAACTCTAATCTAATAACTAATATGTATGATGATGCAATAAATACTAAAGGCCATATCAGAGAGACATGCATTGAAAAAGAAATCATGAAAAATTGAACATATAACTGGAACATGCCAAAAACGAAACACTACAACCTGGGAGTTAAAACAATAAGCCAAAGCAAACTTTATTTTTGCACCTAGAAATATCTCTGTATAACCATATCTTTGAATCCGTACAGATATGTATGTTTGTAAACAGAGAAGGACAGTAGATCTTACTCTTCATTAGTGCAGCTTCGAATAGCAGATCTTGTACCAAAAacctaaaaatcaaataaaatttgGCATTGGTAACCTCACTTCTGCAATACCTAAATACTGAAATTTTGCCTAACAAAAACAAAACATGCTGGAAGGAAATACTGAGCATTTATATCAAAAACAAAAAGGCAGGGAACATAATCTAATTTTAGGAAGGAGAGTACCTCGACAAACATCTGTAGGCCTTTGATCTTCCATCTCCAAAGAATAACAATAACTCAACTGATATGGAAACCAAATAAAATCCTAAAAggtacaaacaacaacaacaacaaagcctttagtcccaaacaagttggggtaggctagaggtgaaacccataagatctcgcgaccaaatAAAATCCTAAAAGGTACACGAGTTTTTTTTTAGAGAGCACTCAAAGATAAGGATGTCCTTATTGGCTGATCACCAGTAGAAAACTTGTGTGTCTAATGCTCATAATTACAAGGTATTACATTTCCAATAGTATCTAATGGTATCTTATTGGCTTCAACAGttttcttgaaagaattgagtgaaAGAATAAATCAGATCCACCAAATTAAGCGTCTCAAAGTACCTGAATATCCTAAACTTCTCTGTTCAGTAACTATCTTCCTTGTACAACACAGTTGCGTTAACATTTTCACAAGGACCTTGGGCCAGGCCATCTAAGCTCCAACTTTGCACATGACAGTGGCAATAATTTAACACATGATAAAAGTTCTCCATAGATAAAAAATATATTTAGAGGGTGTTTGGTTACAGGGACTTATTGGTGTAGGGAAAAAAGTCCctttaagtcccatctaaaccaaacaggagggacttatagggacttaaagtgggcatttgggacttatggaataagactctcaaggagggacttataaggacttatagttgtaatatggtcttttagtccatgttaagtcccaggaaccaaacaggtagggactttttagggacttgggacttataagttgggactaaaaaaagtcctaggacttacgaaccaaacagggccttatatTATTGATTCGACAAATATAAATGGAGTATGCCTCCATTGTCATAGCATTTGAACACAATTACATCAATCCCGAGTGCATCATTCTAAGACTGGGTGTAATCCATGTGGGATTTGGCCAGCTGCAATAAATCTGAGGTACAATTTCTTCCCTGGTGTCGTTTTCCAAATTTATAACACCTATATCACGTTTACTATTCTGATACGATGAAATAAATCCATCATCATCGGTGAAGTAGACACAGTTCGCCTTCAATTGCGGATATTCTTCCACGCTGAGACACTGCGTCTGGCTATGCCCAAGAaacaacacatggccatgcaagcCATTTATTTCCACAAGCTTTTTTGCTGCCATGTCAATCTTATATACAAATATTTTGCTGGTTTCCTTTATGTTCTCCGAATCAGCATCACCAGCTACAATGAGCTGTTCCCTCCAAACTTGCAGCATATCGCCCCACGGTGCCTGAACAATGTATATGTGCTCACAAATATAATTCTTCATGTCACCCAGAACCGTCCTCCTTGTGACAGTAGGACCGGAGAGATCAAAAGCATCAATTGCTCCAGTTCGTGTCACTGCATACAGTAGACCATCCTTGTAGATGCATTCTTGATAGTTCCAACCTGGCGGCAGAAAGGTCCACCCACAATCCCCTGCCCTTGCAAATGAAATCTGGTATTCTGGAAAATGAATGAGGACCACAATGTAGCTTCCTGTTTGCGGATCAGGAAACAAATATGCCTTGAAGTAGAGGTGGTCACGGAGCTCATTGAGAGCATAAATTGACGGCCCGTGACGAAGGAATTCTGCAAGTGCAGTGTACCGTGGCTTCCATAACTCATACTTATGAACAGAACCTTCATCGTCAAAGATCGGCTTGACTTGCTCAAGAGTAATCACTGACGGGAGAACAATCTGTTCACCAGTGATTGGATTTACAAGGTGCAGCTCGGACCTCTCATCGGAAGTGATCAGCCAGCCATGCGAAGAGCCAATCAGATACCTACTGCGGATCGGTGGATCAGGGAGGGTTAACTTGTAGGCCCTCTTTTCCGCAAGGCTGTAGAGGCAAGCTGCGTTCTCTCCGGCAGATTCAGAGGTGTGGTAGAGGAGGCAAGGCGTCTGGCGCTGTTTGTGCTTCAGAAGCTGACTGCGTAGTGCAGTGTACACCGAGCGCCAGGAGGAGCAGACAGAGCCTGCGCGCACGAGGTCAGGGACCTCGAGGAGGGCAAAGATGCTCGAGAGCATATCCGGTGGCAGCTCCGGTTCCGGCTCCGGCGATTTGCCCACCATATTCTCCATCGGCGGCGGGTCTCCTCTGAATTTGCCGAGTACACTGGGGAAAAGTCCCATCAGCTCAGCCAAAGATCTGAAGATGAGAGAGCACAAACTAGTCGGATGTCTAACTAGCTGCCGTAAGCTCTTTATTACGATACAGGCCTCCATCGGGGCTCCGGCGAGACTTATAGGCAAGAAAGAGAAACCAACCGAGGGCCTGCTCCAGTCGGCGACGGAGATCCAAATCCGAATCCAGACACGGAATTTCGCTTTGTGCTGGAACTCGGGGCAGTTAAAATCCGGAAATGATTCGAGCTTTGGATCCGACTCGCGGCCTCCTCCGCGCTACAAGAATCTGATGTGTAACAAACCGGCGAGAAGACGAACGACCCGGCGAACGAGCTGGGGGCTCCGTCGGCCGCGGCGACGAAAGGCGCTGCTGGGATTCAGAGGGTGGTTCCCGGACTGGGGGATAGGGTACTCTTACTGGAAGTGGAATATGGTAATGGCGGACTGGCGGCATCCGAGAGGGCAAGAAGCGCGGCGGTGGCTCGAGCCGGTGGAACGTCAGATTTTTTGAGGAATTGGAAAACGAACGTTTTTCAAGGGAAATAGTTGTCACTTTATTCAAAGTTCATAGCTTCCTCAGTAGCAATCTCCAAGCTAACCCATTTGGAAGATACATGGAGCCAAATTTTACATAAAGATCTAATACAACATTTTCTAGTTAAGACAAGTGCAACTTTATTCTTCGAACGTCGCATCCAAGCAACCCTAAACTCCTGAAAAGAGCTCGGTAAATCTTTGACCTCCTTAATTAATTGTTTATTAGTTGAGAAATCCTTTTGCACATTCTTGATCTTACTCACCGCTCTCTGAGCATTTGTTTTAAGGATCACCTTTTGGACTTGTAGCTCTCGAGCCAGGATTAGAGTCCTCTAATACGCCAATAGCTTGGCCACCTATGCATTGTGAGTGGAGGGAAAAAATGCATGATCCTGCCAAGAATGTGCCATGGTTGCCCGGAAGAACAACACCCCCTCCTTCCATACCTTGGTGTTTCGCTAACCACCATCTGCATTGACTTTAACCCAGCCATCTTCTGGCTTCCTCCGGTGCTCATGCGGTGTAGATACCCGGTGATTAGTCACCCTTTGTTGAATAGGCTTTCATTCTTCAGCTAGGTGGAGAACCCGGTCGCATATGTTAGATGGATTCTTAATCCGGTTGGTCTCCCTTGCAGAAGTACGTGCAGCCCATAGCTCATACCAACCTCTAATTACAATTTTTCTCTCATCATCACATGCATTGCTAAGCCACTGTAGAATCCATGCACGTAGCTCCTCCGTGTTCTGGATATATTTCGGCAAGACCGGCAAGGGTGCAGCCACTGCATCGCTCAGCATACGCCAGAATTTTGCTGCATGTGGCCATCAGAACCTGTGTACGAGGCTCTCCTCTCAGCCACACGCAACACAAAATACGATAAATTTTATCCGTCGCCGGTGTAGCTCCATACCAACAGCCAGGCCCTTTCTAAATAGCCTCTGCGCATGGATTTTCATCTTGTTTGGATCATTCGTCGCCCATAGCTTGAGCCAGCATTTATGATCAATGTCGGGATTAGAGCACGAGGGTAGTGTTTCACTAGATGCCTTAATTGACACTGCGAGATAATACGTTGACCGAACCGAGAACCTTTCGTCCTTTGTATAATTCCATGCTCTGAAGTCTTCTCTTCCCGGTCCACCAACTACGATCTGATGCACGTCGATAGCATCATCTTCAGTGAGCACCTGTTGTAGCTTTGCCTGGTCCCATCCCGTTCCTTGGCTATTTAGGAGGTGCTCCACTTTTGTTATTCCATGCACGAACACAGTGCCCAGTGGCACCATACTGCTCGTCCTTGGGATCCAGTGATCATGGTACACATTAATTTTTGAACCATGTCCTACACTCCATATGAGCCCGTGTGCTAGTAAGTCTCTTCCATGCATCAAACTGCGCCAAGTATACGAACAGCCTTGCGGACACGATGCCGACATAATATCCATCTCTGCGAAGTACCTCGCCTTAAGAACTCTAGCACATAATGACTCTAGGACAGTGATAATGCGCCAAACCTGCTTTGCAAGTAGGGCCTGGTTAAATAACTCAAAGTCCCTAAAACCCATGCCGCCCTCTTGCTTCCTAGTGCATATTTTATCCCAGGCTATCCGATGGACTTTTTGCTCACCTTCAGCTGCACCCCACCAGAATTTTGAAGAGGATTGATATGAGGTTCTCGCACATTTTCTTGGAGAGTAGGAAACAACTCATTGCAAATGTAGGGGTTTCTTGCAGCCCCGACTTTACAGGAACCTCTCTAGCATCTTTAGACAGACATTGTCCTTTCCATCCAGTCACCTTAGACCTCGATGCTTCCCGCACATGTTTGAAACTACCATCTTTCGATCTTCCCACCGTAGTGGGCAGTCTCAAGTATCGCTCATTCAGTGCCTCCGATTGGATACCAACCACCTCCTTGAGATCCTCCTTGCTTTCTTCTGTGCACCCCTTCCCAAAGAAGATGGATGACTTCTGCATGTTCACCTTCTGGCTTGAAGTATCTTCATACACCTGTAAAAAAATTGTAGTCGAGTCATATTATTTGTAGATGCCTCCAGGAATATTATACTATCGTCGGCAAAGAGAAGATGGGTCACATTGGGACCAGTGCGCCCAAAAGACACTCCCATTAATTCATTTTCCTGCTGAGCTTGCTTTAGCGGCGCCAAAAAACCCTCTACACAAAACAGAAAGAAATATGGAGATAGAGGGTCCCCTGGGTGTAGACCCCTAGAGGGGAGAAAACCATCGGAGGTACCACCATTGAGCTTAACCGTGAATCTTGAAGACATAACACATCTCATAATCATGGTTGTCTATGTATGAGATAAGCCAAaatgagccatcatgttttccaaaAAAGACCACTCCACTCtgtcataagccttcatcatatcTAACTTAACCGCACAAAGTGGTTTCTTGCTCTTCCTCTTCCTGATAGCATGAACGCACTCATATGCCACTAGCACATTATCAGCGATCAATCTCCCTATTGCAAACGCACTTTGTTCCTCCGAAATAATGATAGGGAGCACACATTTTAGCATGTTAGCAAGAACCTTAGCTGCAAGTTTGCACAACATGTTACATAGACTGATGGGTCTGAATTGTGAAAGTGAGTCCTAGGATTTTGTTTGGGATGAGAACCAAAATAGTGTCATTAAGTCCCTCTGGAATTTCCTTCCCACTTAAAAAATCACGCACCGCCTTTCAAACCTCCTCTTTTAACAAAAGCCAGTGCCTAACATTTTTGTGGTATAAACTATGTTGTCATTTTTCTTGTCAGCATTTGTCGtgtataaactactccctccgtcccataatgtaagacgtttggAGGGActatcagttttgctaaagcatatctagatgtgctctaaatatagcacatctaagtcctatatcATTGATTTTACGCTAAGATTCGTGCAAgcattttcttttgtctttttctttttctttctagtttgattgagtcacttagatgtgcaataactagatgtgccctagacagacCCATAAACTATGCTTCCCCCTGTAACACATCATTCCTTTTATAGGAGGGGCTAAATGCGAAGTAGCGGCAGGTTAATGCCGCCACACGGCAACAAATCCCTTAATTTTCCCGTGTTTAAGCATTTATTATGCACGGGAATTGAGGGGTTGCCGTTAATTGGTGTGCAAGGATCGAGGCGCATGACCCCTCTTGATGGGACGTGGCCTTGGTAGGTGTCGgtttcaaaactggcggatctcgggtagggtgtcccaagctgtggatctaggatcaatggggaacaagggacaatgaacatggtgtttacccaggttcgggccctctcgaagaggtaaaaccctatgtcctgtttgattgtatttgatgtatggtatggttacagagtagatctaccttgAGATCAAGTGAGTTAAACCCTAAGGTGATGAGGTGATGGATGTAGCTCTCCCTCTAAAGACTAGAgccccctggtttatatagacaccagtaggGTTAGCGTTACAAGtgatcggttacaaagaagggaagaTCCTGCCTAATCTTggcttggagggcacaccacgactTCGAAGATTCCTTGTCCGGTCACGGGTCCGCAATCTAGCTTGGCCCCATagtggcccattagtccggcctatACATAATGGGTCAATAGCCcagggaccccttagtccaggattccctcagtagccctcgaactaCCCTCCAACGTCGGGGATTGTCATCTGGCATGCTCCCAATCTTCGGCTTGTGAGGTGAGTTCTTCATCTTTTACCTGAATTGTTCGGAGAAGGGCTTCGCGGCCGAACACTATCCGGATCAACATCAGAGGTTTTATCACTCAGTATAGTCCGTATCAAAACTGTATTCGTGCCCAACCGGTTTGACAATCCAAACGTTTAGGACCACACCAAAACACAGTGAGCCCATCGGAGTTTAATGCTTACCTCGGGGCAGGGGTCAACTTTGACCGTCATGCACCTTTTTAGAAGGCACGTGGCCCAATGCCACCTTCTGTAAGCCCGTCCTTTCAGTTTGAGGCGAAGCGCCTATTTATAGATCCGAAGGTGCGGGGGATGGATAACCCATCCCCTTCACGAAAAACAGCGCTAAAGAAATCCTCAGGCACCATGGCCGACATTCCTAGTTCATCCTCGCGCCCTCATGGCCCTCTCCCTGGTGATTGGACGAGTTGTTCAGTCTCGCGCCTCCAGCTAAGCAATCTACAGACGTAGGGCTATCTTCCCGCGGCAGATCTCGTTCCCGTCTGTGCTGGATTAATCTCTGTTGATGGCCAAGCACTCGCCGAGAGCTCCCCTGCTCCAAGCAAGGAAGAGAGGGTATAATTCGTGCCCTTCCTTCTAAGAGGCCTAGGTTTTCCCATTCACCCCTTCCTACGGGGCTTGTTGGAGTTTTACGGGATCCAGTTCCACAACCTCACCCCAGGGTCCATACTGCACATATCTGGCTTCGTGGCCCTCTAGGAAATATTCCTGAGCTGCGAACCCCACTTTGATTTGTGGAGGAAATACTTCTGCCTCATCCCTCGTACCTGCGAGGGGTAAATCGTTGATGTGGGAGGAGCAGAGGTGTGGCGGATAGCCGGGACGGGTTACCCCGTTGGGACCCCATGGAAGGATCCCGAGGAGTGgacctcggaatggttctatatcgaagACAATCCGATCTTCGACCCAGTCCAGATTGGTCTGTCCGAATACTCAAGCGGCCCGCTAAAGAAGCGGCTCAACTGGCGGCCCAAGAGCCCTTCCCAGCTAGACAGTGAGGAGGTGCACCTTTTGGCCACCAAGATTTGGCTGCTGACCCACACGGCAAGCTGACTATGATCAAAGTAATGGTCGTCGCCATAACCCAGTGCGTACAACCCCTCCAACAGAGGGGGCATCCTTTATGGTGCTACAATGGGACCAGTGATGCGACCCGCTATAAGCGACAAGGGCCGGACAATAAAGCGGCCATGGTCAAGATATTAGCCGACCTCTTTAAAGGAGAGGAGGAAgctttgttcaattgaatatttgGGAGGGTTGCTCCGGCTATAATCTGGCAGACTAGGTAAGCTTCAATTCTTTGTCTGTAATTCAGCCGCAACGTCTGAACATCTGTTGATTGTACTTTGTTCGCATAGAGTTGGAGGTGTCAAGTAGAGTCCATCCACTGCCCTTCCCCTTAGCCGGAGAATCATTCCCAGGACGACAAACCGGGTCATCGTGACGATCCGGAAATGTCGGTTGATTTTGAAGATGGGGTCTTTTACCAAGAAATCCTTGACGGCACCAAAGTTGTAGTGACGGCTGATCATACAGGGGCTCTTCCTTCCTCCACTGTAAGTGAAAGGAGGAGCTCCTCCCGACCGGGGTGATTGCCTCGCACCATCCCGCATACTC encodes the following:
- the LOC123145468 gene encoding putative F-box protein At2g33190; its protein translation is MGLFPSVLGKFRGDPPPMENMVGKSPEPEPELPPDMLSSIFALLEVPDLVRAGSVCSSWRSVYTALRSQLLKHKQRQTPCLLYHTSESAGENAACLYSLAEKRAYKLTLPDPPIRSRYLIGSSHGWLITSDERSELHLVNPITGEQIVLPSVITLEQVKPIFDDEGSVHKYELWKPRYTALAEFLRHGPSIYALNELRDHLYFKAYLFPDPQTGSYIVVLIHFPEYQISFARAGDCGWTFLPPGWNYQECIYKDGLLYAVTRTGAIDAFDLSGPTVTRRTVLGDMKNYICEHIYIVQAPWGDMLQVWREQLIVAGDADSENIKETSKIFVYKIDMAAKKLVEINGLHGHVLFLGHSQTQCLSVEEYPQLKANCVYFTDDDGFISSYQNSKRDIGVINLENDTREEIVPQIYCSWPNPTWITPSLRMMHSGLM